AGGGAAGATATGGGGCATGAGGTTTATCCCGAAGGCTTACGCGAAGTGGCGGTGAAGGCCTGGCGTAGGTACTCGAAACCCATCCTAATTACGGAAAACGGCATGGCCACGACAAGCAACGAGCCGTTGAGGAGTGAGTATTTAAGCGGGCATGTGCGTGCCCTTGATGAATCGGTGCGCCAGGGAGTCCGCGCTTTGGGTTATTTGCATTGGTCGTTGCTCGACAATTATGAGTGGAGCACGTACCGGATGCGCTTCGGCCTCTACAGCGTCGACCGGGCCGACGGCTTTAAACGAGCCCCCAAACCCGCGGCCGGCGTTTATCGCAAAATCATCGAAGCCCACCGTTTATCCCAAGCCGGAGCGGCCAGGCCGTGAAAATTGTCGTTGCCGGAGGCGGCGGTTTCATCGGCAAGCGTCTTTGCGGGGCGCTTTCGGGGGAAGGCTATGACATCGTCATTTTAAGCCGCTCCCGCCAAGGCGCTTTTGACGGGGCGCGTTATCTGCGTTGGGACCCGTCCGAAGGCGCGCGTTGGGCCGATGCGGTGGGAGCCGCCGACGCCGTCATTAATTTGGCCGGAGAATCGATCGCGGACGGGCGATGGTCCGAGCCAAGAAAACGCGTTTTGGTCGAAAGCCGCATCGCTTCGACCCGGGCGATTGTCGCCGGATTAAACCGCCTGACGCCGAAACCAAAAATTTTCGTCAATGCTTCCGCGGTCGGTTATTACGGTCCCCGCGGCGATGAAACCATCGATGAAGACTCGCGCCCCGGCTCCGATTTTTTAGCCGAACTATGCCGCCAGTGGGAAAACGAATGCCTGGACGCCGAGCGTCAGGGCGTGCGCACCGTTAAAATCAGAATCGGTATTGTTTTAGGTCATGGCGGTGGAGCGATCGCCAAAATGCTTCTGCCTTTTAAGCTTGGCTTAGGCGGACCCCTGGGTTCGGGCGATCAATGGATGTCCTGGGTGCATATCGACGATTTGGCCGGCCTTGTCCTTTTTCTTATCGATCACCCGACGGCATCGGGACCAATTAATGCCACTGCGCCTAATCCGGTCACGAACCGTGAATTTGCCAAGACGCTCGGCGCCGTGCTTCGTCGTCCGGCTTTCCTGCCGGCGCCGGCCTTTGCTTTGCGTTTGGCTTTAGGCGAAATGGCGGACATGCTCTTGACCGGGCAGAAAGTTTTGCCTAAAAAAGCCCAAGCCCTGAGCTATTCATTCCGCCACTCGCAATTAAAAGAAGCCCTTCAGTCGCTGTTCCTGTAGCCGATTAACGCGCTCCTGTCTCAAAGAGGGCGCCCAAGCGTGATGCGGCGGATGATAATGAGCGCGCGTTAAAGCTCACCGGAACGAATCTCATGATAGGCGCGGAAGCGGCTTCCGGAGCCATGGCCAAGGCGTCCGAGCTTTCCTCATCGCCTGAGTCGGCGAGCGCTTCATTTTGAGCCGATGGGATCAGGCGGGCCAAAGCCGATATCTTTGTGACGTCTTCGCCCCGGCATTCTTCGTTTTTGCAGACTTTGGATACGCGGCAGCCGCCGATATCCTCGTAGTCCCGTTCTCCGCGCACGAGAATGCCTTCGATGGCTCCGGTATCAGCGTTGAAAACAGCGGAGCCGGAATTGCCGCCGTAGGTATCTAAATTCGCGACAAAATAGCCCGTCGGGCTGGAATCTCGGACCCAGGCGCCGCCCGCGACTTTGGTGGGCAGGCCCGCCGGGTGTCCGATGACGACCAACTGGGTTCCATTTTTAATCGTGCCTGAGCGATTGACGGTTCTGGGTTGGTGATTATTGACGGGGCGGTCCAGGCGGATTAGCGACCAATCGGCCCCGTTATGAACAACCGCGCTGCCGATAATTTGGGCGCAGCCGTACACTTCACTCGCGGCCACGCTTTCCGGCAAGGCGCCTGCTTCGCGGATCGCAAAACCAAAAACAAAGCGCGTGCTTTGGCATTCGCCTGCGCTTGAGACGCAGTGTCCGGCGGTCATGACCAGATCGGGACCAACCAAGCTTCCTGAACAAAAAGCCCCATGCTTTTGATCCCGGAACGGCTCGCCATGGCAAAGATTGTAATCGTCGGCATAGGAGTCGGTTCTGAGGTTCACCCGGCCGTTTTCGGCATCCAGAGTCAAGCGGCTCGCGTCAAAGAGAGCCACGGTCGAGTCCGCCCAAGACAATAGCTCGGGATCATCCACTTGATGCAGATCGAGGCGGTTGTCATCGCCGTAAATAACGTTGAGTTCAACGTCGCTTGCGGCGTCGAGCCTGGATACGGCCAGGCACAGGGCGAGCGCGATCGTGCTTTTCGTCAATGTTCGCGCGTTGTTCATGATAGGGCCTCCTTAATTATGGGTCCACCAGGACCATGGCGACCGCGGAATAAGGAACAAGAGCTTTTCGGGCCACAAGGGGTTCATCCTCGGGAGCTTGGGCCTTTTCAATGGCCGCGGAAATATATTGCGCCAACTCGGGATAATGGCGTTCAAGCTTATTCGGGTTGTAATAGTGGTAAATGAATCCTTCCATGAATAATTCAACGATGGAGGCATAGCCTTGGGGGCCTAAAGCCGGATCATCGTCATTGGGGCCGGGGAGATAATCCCAACGCCCCGGATGCGAGCGGGTGAGATGGTCCCGGAAGGATCGATGCCCATGGTCCCGGACATGCTTGTCGATGACGGTTCTATAGTTCTGGTAAATGGCGTTGAAATCGGGATCAGCGGCGCTTTTTAAGTCGCCTTCGCCGATCATCTGGTCGATGGCATGAGCTGTTTCCGCCAGCAAAATGGAGATGGGGCGCATGCAATAAATATCAATTTGTTTGCTCCAAGGCCGATAGCTGCCCGACGGACTGCAATTGGGCACATCGCCGCGGAAAAATTGCCGGTGATAAATAATGGTCACGCCCATGGCGTCGAGTTTGGCCAGAATCTGTTCGGGAATCATCAGGAACACGTCCGCGGCATCCTTGACGGGCTCCGGGGATTCGAGTAAAGCTGTTTTTAAGGAAGCAAAATTATAGGTCTGCTCAGGCTGGATGCCTCGGCGGGGGGCGTCTTCATTGGCCGCGGGGGAGTCGGGAGCGGCCGGCGCCGCATCATTAAAGGAGAGGGTTTTCGGGCGAATAGGCACAACCCGGACGCCGGACGCAGGGGCTGGCCCGTCAAAAAAGACCAGAGGTCCTCTGGCTAGTTGCGTCTGGCTCTGCCGTTGAGCCGTTGCGCGCAGATCGCCCGCCCTGCCCGGAAGGAGGCAGGCCAGCATGATCGCCGGCAAGCAGGCAAGAACATGGCCTATCTTGCTTGCGCCGGCCGCGCTAGCGAGTATTCGCATGAATCCTCCATGAACGTCGTCATGGGAGGAGCCGTTCCCTTGATGGTTATCAACTAAGTTGTTCGGTCGTCCTGCTTAGGTTTGTCGCAGTTCCCTCAGGGCTTTGAAAAGCCCGCTGCGCCAGCAGCCTATGTAGGGCGGCTTACATGCTCAAGTTGTCGTTCAAAGAGCGTCGTTCCGCCGGTTCGGCTTCGCGCTAAGCGCGGGCCGGTCCGGCTTGTTGTATGACGGACCGTTTGTCCGTCGGCGTTCCTAATCACTCTAGTTCCAAGGGCCTATTTTGACATGGGTCCTTAGTCCTATTTAAAAATAGGACTAAAGTCTAAACAGATGTGGGACTTTCTGGACTATTTGATATCGAGGACAACCAGTTGCCCGCCGATATGCGCCGGATGCATATGGCAATTAATGGGAAAGATGCCGGTTCGATCGGCGATGAAGCTCAGTTCTTTAGGTTTACCCGGCGCTACTTCCGTTTTGACGTTGAAATCGGGGATGGTGAAGCCATGGACGCCTGATTTCGTGTCGTTGATGAGTTTCAGTTCCACCTTCGCGCCTTTGGGAACGACAAGATAAGAGGGGACCCAAACCTTCGTTCCTTGGAATTCAATATTAACGATGGACTGTTTGATCACTCTGGCTTGGGTTTCTTTTTCTTGGGCGTCGGATTTGGAAACGAGCAGCCCGGCTGAGAGCGCCGCAACAATCAGGATTCCGGCTAAAACGATTCTATTTTTCATGGCAGTCCTCCTTAAATATGATCGATCGGTTTTCTTTATATACAAAAAGAAAGGGCGTTGGTAGGATCGGTCCAAGAACCTGCGCGCTAAAGCGAGGGATTTTTTTTCCATCGGCCTTGCCGCGTAAGCAATGGACGCAAAATGATAAACTTCGAACGTCAGAAAAAATTAAGCAATTTGGAGGAGAGCGACATGGGACAAAACGACCGCGCTAAAGCGTTGGAGCTGGCGCTTCAAAAAATCGAGAAAGATTTCGGCAAAGAAGCGATTGTGCGATTGGGGGAAAAAGTTAAAAAGGGGGAAGGCGTGGAGATTATTCCGACGGGAGCATTGTCCCTTGATTTGGCCATCGGCATCGGCGGTTTTCCAAGGGGAAGAATCGTGGAGATTTACGGTCCCGAATCAAGCGGCAAAACCACGTTGGCTCTTCAGGTGGTGGCCAGCGCCCAGCGTCAGGGCGGCCAGGCGGCTTATATCGACGCCGAACATGCCATGGATCCCACTTATGCCAAGCGGCTCAGAGTGGATGTCGACAATCTTTTAATTTCTCAGCCGGATTCCGGAGAACAGGCGCTTGAGATCGCGGATACCCTCGTGCGCTCCGGCGCTCTCGACGTTGTTGTGATCGATTCCGTGGCCGCCCTTCTGCCGCGCGCTGAAATCGAAGGAGAAATGGGCGATCAATTTGTCGGCTTGCAGGCGCGGCTCATGTCCCAGGCGTTAAGGAAACTCGCGGGTTCCATCGCGAGGGGAAAAACCTGCCTTGTTTTCATCAACCAACTCAGGAATAAAATCGGCATGGGACCGTTCGCCGGCAATCCGGAAACCACGCCGGGCGGCATGGCGCTTAAGTTTTACGCCAGCTTGCGTTTGGACATCCGCCGCATTGAAACGATCAAGGTGGGGGATGTGGCGGTGGCCAATCGCGTGCGGGTTAAAGTCGTCAAAAATAAAGTGGCGCCGCCTTATCGCGTGGCTGAATTCGACATGTATCACGGCGAAGGTATCTCCCGCGAATCCGGCGCCCTGGATATGGGCCTGCAGTACGGCGTGGTGACGAAAAGCGGCAGTTGGATTTTGCTTAAGGGAACCCAACTCGGTCAGGGCAGAGAGCAGGCCCGCGCCTATCTGAGGGAGAACCCGAATGTGCTTGAAAGCATCGAAAAAGACGTGCTTAAAGCCATCCTAGGCGAGCCTGCGGGAGCCAAGGACATCGCGGATGAGGCCGCCGCTTCCTCCAAAAAAGCGAAGAAAGCCGAACTCGTTAAAGCATAAACGCCGATTGAGTTTCGTCCGGCTTTAGAGCTTTTTCTTAATTACCTTTCCGCCGAACGGAATTGTTCGGCGTTGACCATCGACGCTTATCGCCGCGATCTGGATGCGCTTGCGGCTTATCTTGATCGCAAAAAAATAGCCTTCAATTCCCTGAAGCGGGAGCATTTGGACGGCCATTTGTCCTCGGACGGCGGACATCTGCGTCCGGCCAGTTTGTCGAGACGAATCAGCGCCATGAAATCTTTTTTCAGGTTTCTTCTTGAAGAAGAGTTGTTGGCCCATGATCCGGCCCAGAATTTAGTCCGCCCCAAACTCGGCGAGCGCCTGCCTTATTTTTTGGAGGAAGATGAGACGAGCCGTTTGCTTGAGGGCGTGCGGGATTTGGCCAAGGCTAAGCCCGCCAACCGGTCCATCGTCCGTTTCTGGGCCGCGCTCGAGCTTTTGTACGCGACGGGCGCGCGCGTTTCCGAGCTGCTCGGAATTAAAATAGGGGACATTGATTTAGCGGTGGGCTTGATCCGCGTGCGCGGCAAAAGGGGTTACGAGCGGCTTGTGCCTTGCGGGCAAAAGGCCCAGCATGCGTTTGCCGTTTATCAGGGGCGTTTCTTAAAGGGAGCTTCTCCCGAAAGCCTCGCGTTTCCGGGGCGCAAGGGCCGGCTTTGGTCGCGCGTGGCTTTTTATCTGGCGTTAAAAAGAATCGGCGGGCCGATCGTGGGACCCATGGCTTTTTCGCTGTCGCCGCATAAATTGCGCCATAGTTTCGCCACTCACTTATTGGCCAGGGGCGCTGATTTAAAGTCCATCCAGCAGCTATTGGGCCACAAAAAGCTGTCCACAACCCAGATTTACACCCACTTGAATCAGGCCCGGCTGAGACTCCTTCATAAAAAGTATCATCCCAGAGGATGATCAGCATCGTAATCAGGGCGCTGACCCTCGGGGTCTTTTTCG
This DNA window, taken from Elusimicrobiota bacterium, encodes the following:
- a CDS encoding TIGR01777 family protein, which gives rise to MKIVVAGGGGFIGKRLCGALSGEGYDIVILSRSRQGAFDGARYLRWDPSEGARWADAVGAADAVINLAGESIADGRWSEPRKRVLVESRIASTRAIVAGLNRLTPKPKIFVNASAVGYYGPRGDETIDEDSRPGSDFLAELCRQWENECLDAERQGVRTVKIRIGIVLGHGGGAIAKMLLPFKLGLGGPLGSGDQWMSWVHIDDLAGLVLFLIDHPTASGPINATAPNPVTNREFAKTLGAVLRRPAFLPAPAFALRLALGEMADMLLTGQKVLPKKAQALSYSFRHSQLKEALQSLFL
- a CDS encoding trypsin-like peptidase domain-containing protein — encoded protein: MNNARTLTKSTIALALCLAVSRLDAASDVELNVIYGDDNRLDLHQVDDPELLSWADSTVALFDASRLTLDAENGRVNLRTDSYADDYNLCHGEPFRDQKHGAFCSGSLVGPDLVMTAGHCVSSAGECQSTRFVFGFAIREAGALPESVAASEVYGCAQIIGSAVVHNGADWSLIRLDRPVNNHQPRTVNRSGTIKNGTQLVVIGHPAGLPTKVAGGAWVRDSSPTGYFVANLDTYGGNSGSAVFNADTGAIEGILVRGERDYEDIGGCRVSKVCKNEECRGEDVTKISALARLIPSAQNEALADSGDEESSDALAMAPEAASAPIMRFVPVSFNARSLSSAASRLGALFETGAR
- a CDS encoding cupredoxin domain-containing protein; amino-acid sequence: MKNRIVLAGILIVAALSAGLLVSKSDAQEKETQARVIKQSIVNIEFQGTKVWVPSYLVVPKGAKVELKLINDTKSGVHGFTIPDFNVKTEVAPGKPKELSFIADRTGIFPINCHMHPAHIGGQLVVLDIK
- the recA gene encoding recombinase RecA codes for the protein MGQNDRAKALELALQKIEKDFGKEAIVRLGEKVKKGEGVEIIPTGALSLDLAIGIGGFPRGRIVEIYGPESSGKTTLALQVVASAQRQGGQAAYIDAEHAMDPTYAKRLRVDVDNLLISQPDSGEQALEIADTLVRSGALDVVVIDSVAALLPRAEIEGEMGDQFVGLQARLMSQALRKLAGSIARGKTCLVFINQLRNKIGMGPFAGNPETTPGGMALKFYASLRLDIRRIETIKVGDVAVANRVRVKVVKNKVAPPYRVAEFDMYHGEGISRESGALDMGLQYGVVTKSGSWILLKGTQLGQGREQARAYLRENPNVLESIEKDVLKAILGEPAGAKDIADEAAASSKKAKKAELVKA
- a CDS encoding tyrosine-type recombinase/integrase — encoded protein: MTIDAYRRDLDALAAYLDRKKIAFNSLKREHLDGHLSSDGGHLRPASLSRRISAMKSFFRFLLEEELLAHDPAQNLVRPKLGERLPYFLEEDETSRLLEGVRDLAKAKPANRSIVRFWAALELLYATGARVSELLGIKIGDIDLAVGLIRVRGKRGYERLVPCGQKAQHAFAVYQGRFLKGASPESLAFPGRKGRLWSRVAFYLALKRIGGPIVGPMAFSLSPHKLRHSFATHLLARGADLKSIQQLLGHKKLSTTQIYTHLNQARLRLLHKKYHPRG